The genomic window GCGGCTGCGCATCGGCCGCGTCGACGTGCTGGTCTCGTCGCGCAGCCAGCAGGTGTTCGACCCCGAGGTGTTCCGCATGCACGGCATCGACGTGCGCCGGGCCAAGCTCGTCGCGCTGAAGTCGGCGCAGCACTTCCGCGCGGGCTTCGAGCCGATCGCCGCCGGCATCGTGACTGCCGACGCGCCGGGACTCACGAGCTTGCGGCTCGAGAGCTTCCCGCGCACGCGCACGCGCCGGCCGATCTGGCCGCTCGACGCCGGGGCGGAGTATCCCGAACGCCCGCCGGCGCCGTGACCCGGCTCGACCGCGCCGGGCTGGAGGCGTGCGCCGGCGAGTACGATGCCGCGGTCGACGCCGACCCGGCCGTCGACGGCTTCTGCACGCGCACTGACTGGGTCCTGTCGTTCCACGACGCCTTCCATCCCGGGGGCGAGCTCGTAGCCGCGCGGCGGGGCAGCTCTTTCGTCGCGCTGGCCGCGCGCGGGCCGGTGCTCGAGCCGCTCGAAGCGATGTGGGGCTTCGCGTCGCCGCTGGTCGGCGCCGATTCGCTCGAGCTCTTGTGCGAGCTGCTTGCCGAACGGCGGCGGCACGAGCTGCTGTATCTCGCCGGGCTGCCGCCTCGCGATCCGCGCACGCGCGCCCTGATCTTGCGCCTCGACGCGACTCACGCGCTGTCGGTGGTCACGACTACCGAGCGCTTCGTGGCCCGGCTCGACGAGCTGGAGGGCTATCTCGCGCGGCGCAGCGCGAAGTTCCGCGCGGGCGCGCGCGCTGCGCTGCGCCGGGTGCGCGCGGCCGGGATCGGCTTCGAGGCAGTCTCGTGCCTCTCGCCGGCCGAGGCCGAGGCCGCCTATGCCCGTGTGCTCGCGGTCGAGCGGCGCAGCTGGAAGACCGCGACCGGCAACGGCGTCGAGCGCGGCCCGATGCGCGAGTTCTACGCGGGCATGTACCCGCGGCTGGCCGCACGCGGGGCTCTGCGCCTGCTGTTCGCCAGGCACGGTGGAGAGGACGTGGGGTATCTCGCGGGCGGGATCGCCGGCACGACCTTCCGCGGGCTGCAGTTCAGCTTCGACGAGCGACTGCGCGCGCTCGGCCTGGGCAATGCCCTGCAGCTCGAGCAGATCGCGCGGCTCTCCGGCAGCGGAGTCACTGCCTACGACCTCGGCGCGCAGTCCGCCTACAAGGCGCGCTGGGCCGAGGGCCGGCGGCTCACCGTCGGGGTCCTGGCCCGTCCCAGGTGACGGAGCGTCAGTGCGGCAGCATCTGCAGCCGGCGCACGGCGGCGGCGCGCGAGTCGCAGTACTCGAACTCGATCGTCACGTCGTCGCCGCAGGCCGACGGGATGTGGCGCACGGTGGCGCGGTCGGCCGCGTACTCGGGCAGCGCGAACACCAGCCGGCGCACGCCGTTGCGCGCCAGCAGCGGGTAGTACTCGCGCGCGATCCACTGCAGGTCGGGGGGATCGATCTCGGGGAAGCGGGTCACGTCGGTGAGCCACCGCGTCGACCGTCGCTCGCGCGACGCGCTGAGACACGCGTGCGCCGCCGTGCGCAGCCGCTCGCCCCGGGCCTCGCCGTGCCACTCACTGATGTGGTAGCGGCCGTCCCGATCCCAGAACAGATTCAGGACTTCGTCCTGGTAGACGAGCTCGAGCGAGTCCAAGCGAGCTTCAGCCCGGGTGCGATGCGAGCCAGGCCGCCGCCTCCGCACGCGTGGACTGATACTGGAACTCGAGCGACGACTTGTCTTCGAACGCCTTGCTCATGCGGCGCACGTGGATGTGCAGGAGCGTCTTCTCCGGCACCACGAACGCGACGAAGCGCACGCCGTTGCGCGCGAGGCGCGGGTAGAAGTCCTCCACCATCCACTGCTGGTCCGCGTTGTCCGGCGCGCCGACCAGGGTCACGTCCGCGATCCAGCGCGTCGACGGCCGGGTGCGCGAGGCGTTGACGCACGCGTAGGCCGAAGTGCGCAGCTTCTCGCCCTTCACGTCACCGTGCCACTCGGCGATGTGGTAGCGGGCGTTCGTGTCCCAGAAGAGCTTGAGGATGTCGTCCTCGTAGACCAGGTGTAGGTGATCCATGCTGCACAATGTCGGATGCGCCGTGCGCAGAATTGAGCTGGGACCGACCTCGCGGTCGGACCGGAGAAGTCACTCGCGCCGTGCCGGCGGGGCCGGCGCTCCGGAGCACGGCTGACGCACTGCGAACGCCGCCGCGCCTCAACCGCTGCGGAACGGGTTCCGATGCCTCGGGGATGCGCAGCTCCCTGGGCATCGCCTGTCTCGCGCTCGCCCTCGCGGGCGCGCCGCGGCTCGCGTCTGCACAGGAAGCCGCGCCGGACGGGACGCCGCCCGCGCGCCAGGCGGCGCTGGTCGCCGGCAGCGTGCCCGAGCCCTTCGGAGCGGTGCAGCGCGGGCTGGTCGAGCGCGTGCGGCGCCGGCTGACCGCGGCGGGTGTCTCGGCGATCGCGCTCGCGAACGAAGCGGGCAGAGTCTCTCCCGACGGCGCGTGTGCGCGCGCGGCGGAGCGCGCGCCCGCGGCCACGAGCGAGCTGGTGTTCGTCGACCTGCGCCCCCGGCCCGCGGGCGTGGACCTGGCGCTGCGCGTGTACGGGCGCAGCGGCTGCGCGTGGCTCAGCGCGGCACGGGCCCACGGCACGGCGACACAGCTCGGTGTCGCGATCGACACGGTGACCGCGCGCGTCGCCCCGGCGCTCGGCGGCGACGCCAGCGCGCTCGGTCCCGGTCCCGCCGCGGGCGTCGAGCAGCTCTCGGCCGAGAGCCGCGCGCTCGAGGCGCTCGACCAGAACGAGCTGGCGCGCGCCTGGCGCGCGCTCGACGGCGATGACTCGAGCGTCGCCGGCGAGCTGCGCGCCCGCATCGAGACACGCGCCGCAGGGACCGACGTCCCGGCCGCGGAACGCGTGCGGCTGCGCGTGGCGCGCGGCGAGGAGACCTCGAGCGACCTCGCCACGAAGAAGGTGCTCACCGATGCCGCGCGCGCGCTCGAAGGCGGCGAGCCGATCGACGCGCGCGTGGCGCTGGCGGCGGGTGAGATCCGGCTCGCGCGCGGTGAGACCGACGTGGCACGCCCGTATCTCGAGCGGGCCGTGGCGCTCGCGCCCCAGAGCCCCGAGGCGCAGCTCGCCTACGCGCGCGACCTGGCGCTCCTGGGCGACGAGGCGCACGCGGAGAGCGCGTTCCAGCGCGCCGCCGAGCTCGATCCCCGCTCCGACCGCGCCTTCGACGAGCTGGCGCAGCTTGAAGCGCACGACCCGCCGCGCGCGGCCCGGCTCTTGGAGCAGGCCGGCGCGCGCGCCGAGGCGGCGCTGGACCTGCACCGTGCGGTGTCGCACTACGAACGCGCCCGGCAGGCCGATGCCCGCTCCGGCGCGGCGGGCCGCGAGCGCCTTGCGCGGCTCTACGCGCGGCTCGGCGAGGCCGAGCAGGCGCGCGGTACCTGGAAGGAGGCGCTCGACACCGGCGGTCCCACGCCGGCTCGCCTGCTCGGCGCGGCCGAGGCGGCGTCGGCGCTCGGTGACTCCGCGGCGGCCGAGAGCGCGCTGCGGCAGGCGATCCAGCTCGACGCCTCCGCGCCCGGCGCGGCGCGCGAGCTCGGCGCGCTCTACCGCGAGGCGGGCCGCAACGACGACGCGCGGCCGCTGCTGGAACGCGCGCTCGCGCTCGACGCCCACGACTCCGCCGGGAAGCTCGAGCTCGCGCGGCTCGACGCCGGCACCGGCCACGGCGATCAGGCCCTGCAGCTGCTCGAGGCGGTGGAGCTCGCGCGCGGCACCGACTCGGAAGCGCTCGCGCTGCGCGCCGAGCTGCTGCGCGCCTCGGGAGACACGGCCGGCGCCCGCGCGGCACTCACGCGCGCGGTCGAGCTCGACCCGATCGAGCCCGCGCTCCGCCTCGCGCTGGCCGATTCGGCCGAGGCCGCGGGCGACAGCGAGTCCGCCGGCGCCGAGCGCCAGCGCGCGGAGCTCCTGGCCGAGGGCGGCGGGTCCACGTCCTCCGAGGGAGCGCCCGCGAGCCCGGCCGCTGACCTCGCCGGCGTGAACGAGCGCTTGCTCGGGCTGATGTCGCCCTTCCCGGCGCTGCGCGCGGAGACGGGCCGCGTGTTGTTCGCGGGCGTGCGGGACACGGTCGACGCAAAGCACCGCGTGCTCGAGCTGCTCCGGCCGCACGCCCCCGACCTCGCGAGGCTCGAGGGCGAGCTCCGGCGCGTGGTGGAGTCGCGCTACGGGGCCCTGTCACCGGCCGAGACGGCGAAGGCGCTCGAGAACCCGGCCACCAGCGAGGCGCTCGACAAGCTGTACCGCTTCGACGGGTCGGCCGAGTCCGTGAACATGAGCTCGGTGGTCGAGCTCAACCTCGCGCTGGGCACCGACGCGCTGTATCTCGCGCGCCTGCAGCGCGAGCCGCTGGCCCGGTTCGGCAACGCCTGCAGCGGCGACGCGCACTGGCGGCTCGAGCTGCGCCAGCTCGCCGGCCGCTTCGGCTCGCGCTCCGCCATTCACTCGACCTGGGTGTGTCTCGCGCCGGAGCTCGACGGCTACTGGACCTGGAACTGGCCCGCGTTCGCGCTCTACGCCTTCGCCGCGCTGGTCATCGCGGCGATCGTGATTCGCGGCTGGGGCAGCGTGTCGGTCGTGGTCGAGCTTCCGCCCCAGACCCGCGCGCTGTTCAGCATCAGCGTCTCGCGCCGCCAGCGCAAGACCGCGCAGACCAAGTCACTCAAGAGCCGCGAGAAGGCCAAGTGGCGCATCGAGGACGGCTTGCGCAGCCTGAACCGCTTCGAGCGGCCGCTGCGCGAGGGGCAGCCGACCGAGTTCCACTGGATCCCCGCGCGCCGGCGCCAGTACTACGTGACCGTGCGCGGGCCGCTGATCCACGCGACCACGAACGAGCTGATCGGCGACTTCCTCGAAGAGCAGCTCGTGCGCGTGCTGCGTGGCAAACGCATCACGGTGAAGTTCGACATGCGGCCCAAGGAGGCCTCGCTCGAGGTACGAGTGACCGGACTGCCCAAGGGCGTGACTCATGCCGGGATCGCGCTGCGCGGGAACCCGCGCTCGCTGCGCTACGTGAGCGACGCAGCGGTCTTCCTCTATCTCAAGCCGGGCCGCCACACGCTGCTGGTCGGCGCCGGCGAACGGCTGTGCGAGCGCGAGCTCGAGGTGCGCTCGTGTGACCCGATCCACCTCCTGCTCGACGCCGCGCGCGAGCCGGGCCTTTTGTTCGAGGGCTCGGCCGCCGCGGTGGCGGCGTATCTCGAGGGCGACGTGGCGCGCGCGGCCAACGAGCTGGAACGCGCGGGCGCGACGCAGGCCGCGAGCAAGCTGCGCGCCGACCTCTTGAAGGCGCGCGGCGACCTGGCGGGCGCGTCGCAGGCGCTCGAGACCGCGGGCGACCTGCGCGGCGCGGCGGAGCTGCGCGCCGACGGCGAGGACCCCGCGGGCAGCGCAGCGCTGTTCGAGGCCGCCGAGCAGTGGGACAAGGCCGGCGACGCGCACCGCGCGGCCGGTGACCCGGCGTCCGCCGCGCGCGCCTACGAGCGCGCGGGCGATCTCGAGTCCGCGATCGCGTGCTGCAAAGAGACCGACGACGCCGAGCAGCTGCTCGCGCTCTACGAGAAGCACGGCAGTCACTTCGAGGCCGGCCAGCTCGCGGCGTCGCAGCGCCAGGTCACGCGCGCGATCCACAACCTCGCGCAGGTCACTCCGGCCGACGAGAGCTACGGCGCCGCTTGCCGGCAGCTGATCGAGCTGCACATCGAGCGCAACCAGCTGCCCCAGGCGCTCGAGCGGCTCGACACGCTGCTCGACGCACAGGGCGACGCCTCGTCGGCGCTGCCGCTCTGGTCGGTGAAGGCCGAGCTGCTGGAGCGGCTGGGCCGCGAGGACGATGCGCTCGAGGCCTGGGAGACGATCGAGGCGCGCGCGCCCAAGTTCCGCGCTGCGGCCGAGCGCGCGGCGGCGCTGCGCGCCAGACGCGAGGCTGCGGCCAGCCCGGCCCCCACGCCCACGCCCGCTGCCAGCGCGCCTGCGCCCACCCCCCCCGCCGACAGCCGCTACGAGATCCTGGAGGAGCTCGGGCGCGGCGCGATGGGCGTGGTGTTCAAGGCGCGCGACAAACACCTGGGCCGCACCGTGGCCCTGAAGCGACTCACGGAGAGCCTGCGCGGTCACCCGACCGCGGTCGCGTTCTTCGAGCGCGAGGCGCGCGCCGCTGCCGCGCTGAATCACCCCAACATCGTGACCGTGTACGACGCGGGCAACGAGTCGGGTCAGTACTTCATCACCATGGAGTTCCTGCAGGGCACCACGCTCGACACGATCCTGCGGGCGCGCGGCGCGATGGCGGCGCCGATCGCCGCGGCGATCGGCATGCAGGTCTGCGCGGGGCTGCACTACGCGCACCAGAACCGCGTGATCCACCGAGACATCAAGACCGCGAACCTCTTCTACACGCGCGAGCGCACCGTGAAGATCATGGACTTCGGCCTGGCCAAGGTCGTGGAGGAGGCGCGCAAGGGCGCCACGGTGATCGGCGGCACGCCCTTCTACATGGCGCCCGAGCAGGCGGCCGGCGAAGCGGTCGACCACCGCGCGGACCTGTACGCGCTGGGAGTCACTCTGTTCGAGCTCCTGACCAAGAGCGTGCCGTTCCGGGCGGGCGACGTGACCTTCCACCACCGCAACACGGCCGCGCCCGACCCGCGCGAGCGCGTGGCCGAGATTCCCGCGGCCATGGCCGAGCTCGTGCTCCGGCTCATGGCCAAGCGGCCGGCTGACCGGCCGCAGAGCGCCGCCG from Myxococcota bacterium includes these protein-coding regions:
- a CDS encoding protein kinase: MRSSLGIACLALALAGAPRLASAQEAAPDGTPPARQAALVAGSVPEPFGAVQRGLVERVRRRLTAAGVSAIALANEAGRVSPDGACARAAERAPAATSELVFVDLRPRPAGVDLALRVYGRSGCAWLSAARAHGTATQLGVAIDTVTARVAPALGGDASALGPGPAAGVEQLSAESRALEALDQNELARAWRALDGDDSSVAGELRARIETRAAGTDVPAAERVRLRVARGEETSSDLATKKVLTDAARALEGGEPIDARVALAAGEIRLARGETDVARPYLERAVALAPQSPEAQLAYARDLALLGDEAHAESAFQRAAELDPRSDRAFDELAQLEAHDPPRAARLLEQAGARAEAALDLHRAVSHYERARQADARSGAAGRERLARLYARLGEAEQARGTWKEALDTGGPTPARLLGAAEAASALGDSAAAESALRQAIQLDASAPGAARELGALYREAGRNDDARPLLERALALDAHDSAGKLELARLDAGTGHGDQALQLLEAVELARGTDSEALALRAELLRASGDTAGARAALTRAVELDPIEPALRLALADSAEAAGDSESAGAERQRAELLAEGGGSTSSEGAPASPAADLAGVNERLLGLMSPFPALRAETGRVLFAGVRDTVDAKHRVLELLRPHAPDLARLEGELRRVVESRYGALSPAETAKALENPATSEALDKLYRFDGSAESVNMSSVVELNLALGTDALYLARLQREPLARFGNACSGDAHWRLELRQLAGRFGSRSAIHSTWVCLAPELDGYWTWNWPAFALYAFAALVIAAIVIRGWGSVSVVVELPPQTRALFSISVSRRQRKTAQTKSLKSREKAKWRIEDGLRSLNRFERPLREGQPTEFHWIPARRRQYYVTVRGPLIHATTNELIGDFLEEQLVRVLRGKRITVKFDMRPKEASLEVRVTGLPKGVTHAGIALRGNPRSLRYVSDAAVFLYLKPGRHTLLVGAGERLCERELEVRSCDPIHLLLDAAREPGLLFEGSAAAVAAYLEGDVARAANELERAGATQAASKLRADLLKARGDLAGASQALETAGDLRGAAELRADGEDPAGSAALFEAAEQWDKAGDAHRAAGDPASAARAYERAGDLESAIACCKETDDAEQLLALYEKHGSHFEAGQLAASQRQVTRAIHNLAQVTPADESYGAACRQLIELHIERNQLPQALERLDTLLDAQGDASSALPLWSVKAELLERLGREDDALEAWETIEARAPKFRAAAERAAALRARREAAASPAPTPTPAASAPAPTPPADSRYEILEELGRGAMGVVFKARDKHLGRTVALKRLTESLRGHPTAVAFFEREARAAAALNHPNIVTVYDAGNESGQYFITMEFLQGTTLDTILRARGAMAAPIAAAIGMQVCAGLHYAHQNRVIHRDIKTANLFYTRERTVKIMDFGLAKVVEEARKGATVIGGTPFYMAPEQAAGEAVDHRADLYALGVTLFELLTKSVPFRAGDVTFHHRNTAAPDPRERVAEIPAAMAELVLRLMAKRPADRPQSAA
- a CDS encoding GNAT family N-acetyltransferase produces the protein MTRLDRAGLEACAGEYDAAVDADPAVDGFCTRTDWVLSFHDAFHPGGELVAARRGSSFVALAARGPVLEPLEAMWGFASPLVGADSLELLCELLAERRRHELLYLAGLPPRDPRTRALILRLDATHALSVVTTTERFVARLDELEGYLARRSAKFRAGARAALRRVRAAGIGFEAVSCLSPAEAEAAYARVLAVERRSWKTATGNGVERGPMREFYAGMYPRLAARGALRLLFARHGGEDVGYLAGGIAGTTFRGLQFSFDERLRALGLGNALQLEQIARLSGSGVTAYDLGAQSAYKARWAEGRRLTVGVLARPR
- a CDS encoding MlrC C-terminal domain-containing protein; the encoded protein is RLRIGRVDVLVSSRSQQVFDPEVFRMHGIDVRRAKLVALKSAQHFRAGFEPIAAGIVTADAPGLTSLRLESFPRTRTRRPIWPLDAGAEYPERPPAP